One Sphingopyxis macrogoltabida genomic region harbors:
- a CDS encoding glycosyltransferase family 2 protein: MTTTDALANCRLMVATPIYDGAQGTYVRAALDLALKAQAAGVPVRFEFILYQPSITRARNMLTAMFLASDCTHLLFVDADIDFAAEDVFSIVRAMDGHPDCGVLGAAYPRRMTNWRNVARAVEAGLAKDNPSDLQRFAGEFALQFLHPEQGFALSDLVELAHVGTAMMLIRRDVLEGMRARYPDTAFRPDPAERQAHRLGEEVHAFFYPMIDPETRSLLSDDYAFCRRVRDAGFRIWLAPWVKVTHSGPAIFRGSLTDVAQLLAANSASSPE, encoded by the coding sequence GTGACGACCACCGACGCCCTAGCCAACTGCCGCCTGATGGTGGCGACGCCCATCTATGACGGGGCGCAGGGCACCTATGTCCGCGCCGCGCTCGACCTCGCGCTGAAGGCGCAGGCGGCGGGGGTGCCGGTACGGTTCGAGTTCATCCTCTACCAGCCGTCGATCACCCGCGCACGCAACATGCTGACGGCGATGTTCCTCGCCAGCGACTGCACGCACTTGCTGTTCGTCGATGCCGATATCGATTTCGCGGCGGAAGACGTTTTTTCGATCGTGCGCGCGATGGACGGCCATCCGGACTGCGGCGTGCTCGGCGCCGCCTATCCGCGGCGGATGACGAACTGGCGGAACGTCGCCCGTGCAGTCGAAGCGGGGCTGGCAAAGGATAATCCGTCGGACCTGCAGCGCTTCGCAGGCGAGTTCGCGCTGCAGTTTCTTCACCCCGAACAGGGGTTTGCGCTCTCCGACCTCGTCGAACTGGCGCATGTCGGGACCGCGATGATGCTGATCCGCCGCGACGTGCTCGAAGGGATGCGGGCGCGCTACCCCGACACGGCCTTTCGTCCCGACCCGGCCGAGCGGCAGGCGCACCGGCTGGGCGAGGAGGTTCACGCGTTTTTCTATCCGATGATCGACCCTGAAACGCGGTCGCTGCTCTCCGACGACTATGCCTTTTGCCGCCGTGTCCGCGACGCGGGTTTCCGCATCTGGCTCGCCCCGTGGGTCAAGGTCACCCACAGCGGCCCCGCAATCTTCCGCGGCTCGCTGACCGATGTGGCCCAGCTTCTCGCCGCCAATTCCGCTTCTTCTCCGGAGTAA